A section of the Harmonia axyridis chromosome 2, icHarAxyr1.1, whole genome shotgun sequence genome encodes:
- the LOC123673041 gene encoding ceramide phosphoethanolamine synthase has product MLGPPAQISKIMVGLLALVIVFFLFMDFNLHLRIHNYPIDRGINDNNNFSYNDVSWLGYNISPLGDVTVKAVLLDHTNYYLFAPLVTILDNLLNISEFPYITPNAISFFHVFVAIASGKCIASDSLSYRRIGVVLFEIRTFLDDLDGHVARARKHIKGERSEVGTSGYFIDGICDGLGCIALLIGAFFYLKNNPPRGGYVQLPTAIDSKDSNVIMYKGKVTLQKSALVISCFALQLLLSSLSWNRYIDLYQDMLENNSVSDEEFVKQIIVFKSPMFFIIAFFWRLVNVHNMIHLFLLAIFCDKMWEFLKFIQYIGYAILFSVICITEKHALDVRNFIFNQKYLENNTL; this is encoded by the coding sequence ATGTTGGGGCCTCCTGCACAAATAAGCAAAATAATGGTGGGGCTTCTTGCTCTAGTTATTGTCTTCTTTCTGTTTATGGATTTCAACTTACATTTGAGAATACATAATTACCCCATCGATAGAGGAATTAATGATAACAACAATTTCAGTTACAACGATGTCAGCTGGTTAGGATACAATATTTCACCATTAGGAGATGTTACTGTGAAGGCTGTCCTTTTAGATCATACCAATTATTATCTTTTTGCACCTTTGGTCACCATTCTTGATAATTTATTGAACATTTCTGAATTTCCATACATAACTCCTAATGcaataagtttttttcatgtttttgttgCTATAGCTAGTGGTAAATGCATAGCAAGTGACAGTCTATCTTACAGAAGAATCGGTGTGGttttgtttgaaataagaaCTTTTCTGGATGATCTAGATGGACATGTAGCCAGGGCTAGGAAACATATTAAGGGAGAGAGGTCTGAAGTTGGTACTAGTGGGTATTTCATAGATGGTATTTGTGATGGGTTAGGTTGCATAGCTCTGTTAATTGGTGCTTTCTTCTATTTGAAGAACAACCCTCCTCGAGGGGGCTATGTACAATTACCTACAGCTATTGATAGTAAAGATAGTAATGTTATAATGTACAAAGGAAAGGTAACATTGCAAAAATCAGCGCTTGTTATTTCTTGTTTCGCCTTACAACTTCTGCTCAGTTCCTTATCTTGGAACCGCTACATAGACCTCTATCAGGATATGCTTGAGAACAATAGTGTATCTGACGAAGAATTTGTTAAACAAATAATAGTTTTCAAAAGCCCAATGTTCTTTATAATTGCCTTTTTTTGGAGATTGGTAAATGTTCACAACATGATCCATCTTTTCCTTTTGGCCATTTTTTGTGATAAAATGTGGGAATTCCTGAAGTTTATACAATATATCGGTTATGCTATTTTGTTTTCTGTTATATGCATCACAGAGAAACATGCTCTAGATGTgaggaatttcattttcaatcagAAGTACCTTGAAAACAACACTTtataa
- the LOC123673039 gene encoding WD repeat-containing protein CG11141 isoform X1 — MAISNGFSNLREWAPLTDLLNRIPSKPNLNIFSGEVKITCVDILPEFIALGTNYGMAYWYDRKTKNLQRLRCENSNVPITSIKVLSTVDFMLACGSTSGNISIFQIPKVHPEWIPEKLKPKNKNVERYTVSELHKSAITALEWSKNGMKLFSGDKDGSVVLTEIDFYMHICKSLEILNESYEVVQLSYANPKLIVSTTYRSIICEQADKWNVMQIGRQDRKILGNFGALIQQNKFKSKDAVIYCTRPGLRLWVSDDHGVVQKTLVFKEVLKRDCAEVPLLNPVSKHVQTKSPKDVNFGVILPLGENLLVTYNSNLIYILDLQNMTVVSKISQLRRVLDVACHKDEIFILEEDRNLIRISTKPEINYDEISISSEEVSFLPSSIKGLTSKLQPSSILSVVPPVVGQTFINNISEHTDDELIMNAEEALEVQMSPREEMPLKRFDNIEVDDSNEILYKHKKHKKKKHDKDRTNPGINELVKKNICVTEPTLMSMSTVGQLPDLRSPQTILSSIEQKEKLLAAFLTYDKNDLPEQSSEQIQNSDLNINDVKKNAISTKEKDNFDSEKVEKQCKNEYQSSDTSTIYNNMIENKTDKNLTTSQDYRSAESITKEQSKCLLGFEEIPNVSKADKVLTSKNNAEPKFKENKRNSKQSVIKEQSSDKGITDKIDFGGLIDIDKILTLQESRTPALKENLKATFVNGKVMKKSQTSVMNDSIAFFDIEEINQNAGKFDNLSISEYSSSSKKKENSRAIPIMSKSTDIPAHMDIPNRWKVPPLERKNSDQLLKDWVIL, encoded by the exons ATGGCAATATCGAACGGTTTCAGCAATTTGAGAGAATGGGCTCCTTTAACTGATTTATTGAATAGAATACCATCTAAACCAaatctgaatatattttctgGAGAAGTAAAAATAACATGTGTTGATATTTTGCCAGAATTTATTGCTTTAGGTACAAATTATGGCATGGCTTATTGGTATGACAGAAAGACAAAAAACCTTCAGAGACTTAGGTGTGAG aactCAAATGTGCCCATTACATCCATTAAAGTCTTATCTACCGTTGATTTTATGTTGGCTTGTGGTAGTACATCAGGAAATATAAGTATATTTCAAATACCAAAAGTTCATCCAGAATGGATCCCAGAAAAACTTAAACCTAAgaataaaaatgttgaaaggTACACTGTATCAGAGTTACACAAATCTGCCATCACAGCATTGGAATGGTCTAAAAATGGAATGAAGTTATTTTCTGGAGATAAAGATGGTTCTGTGGTTTTAACAGAAATTGACTTCTATATG CATATTTGTAAATCTttagaaatattgaatgaaagttATGAAGTAGTACAACTAAGCTACGCTAATCcgaaattaatagtatctacCACATACAGAAGTATTATTTGCGAACAAGCAGATAAATGGAATGTAATGCAAATTGGTCGTCAAGATAGAAAAAT TTTAGGGAATTTTGGAGCtcttattcaacaaaataaattcaaatcaaaagatGCTGTGATATATTGCACAAGACCAGGCCTTAGGTTGTGGGTTTCAGATGATCATGGTGTTGTTCAAAAAACTTTGGTTTTCAAG GAGGTGTTAAAAAGAGATTGTGCTGAAGTGCCTCTTCTGAATCCTGTATCTAAACATGTCCAAACTAAGTCTCCAAAAGATGTCAACTTTGGTGTGATTTTACCACTAGGTGAAAATTTACTGGTCACATATAATTCCAATTTGATATATATTCTGGACCTTCAAAATATGACAGTGGTATCAAAAATCAGTCAGCTTCGAAG AGTTTTAGATGTAGCATGTCACAaagatgaaatatttatattagagGAAGATAGGAATCTCATAAGGATTTCAACTAAACCAGAAATTAACTATg ATGAAATCAGCATATCTTCAGAGGAAGTATCATTCCTTCCAAGCTCAATAAAAGGCCTAACATCGAAACTTCAACCTTCAAGTATCCTGTCAGTCGTGCCACCAGTGGTAGGACAAACATTCATAAACAACATTAGTGAACACACAGATGATGAATTGATAATGAACGCTGAAGAAGCTCTAGAAGTACAAATGAGTCCTCGTGAAGAAATGCCTCTAAAGCGTTTTGATAATATTGAGGTTGatgattcaaatgaaattcTCTACAAACATAAGAAACATAAGAAGAAGAAGCATGATAAAGATCGAACAAATCCTGGAATTAATGAattggtgaaaaaaaatatttgtgttaCTGAACCGACTTTAATGAGCATGAGTACAGTGGGGCAACTGCCAGATCTTAGGAGTCCCCAGACCATTCTCAGCAGTATAGAACAGAAAGAAAAACTGTTAGCAGCATTCTTAACTTATGATAAGAATGATTTGCCAGAACAGTCTTCTGAACAAATTCAAAACTCAGACTTAAATATTAATGATGTGAAAAAAAATGCTATTTCAACTAAAGAGAAGGATAATTTTGATTCAGAAAAAGTTGAAAAGCAATGTAAAAATGAGTATCAATCTTCAGATACAAGTACTATCTATAATAATATGATAGAAAATAAAACAGACAAAAATTTGACCACTTCTCAAGACTATCGATCAGCAGAATCTATAACAAAAGAACAGAGCAAATGCTTGTTGGGATTTGAAGAAATTCCTAATGTGAGCAAAGCTGACAAGGTTCTGACCTCGAAAAATAATGCAGAACCAAAATTTAAAGAGAATAAAAGAAACTCTAAACAATCTGTGATAAAAGAACAAAGTTCAGATAAAGGTATTACTGATAAAATAGATTTTGGAGGGTTGATAGATATAGATAAGATTCTTACCCTACAAGAAAGTAGGACTCCTGCATTAAAGGAGAATTTAAAAGCTACTTTCGTGAATGGtaaagttatgaaaaaaagCCAGACTTCTGTTATGAATGATAGTATTGCTTTCTTCGATATAGAAGAAATTAATCAAAATGCAGGTAAATTCGATAACCTCAGTATTAGTGAATATTCATCCTCTtctaaaaagaaagaaaattcaagagccATTCCTATAATGTCAAAATCTACTGATATTCCAG CACATATGGATATTCCAAATAGATGGAAGGTGCCCCCCCTTGAAAGGAAAAACTCTGATCAGTTGCTTAAAGATTGGGTGattctgtaa
- the LOC123673040 gene encoding bifunctional 3'-phosphoadenosine 5'-phosphosulfate synthase isoform X1, protein MSSSQDVFKKQKTSFIQVATNVTEQKHHVSRAKRGQILGHLRGFRGCTIWFTGLSGAGKTSIAFELEAYLVTHGIPSYCLDGDNMRTGLNRDLGFCKKDREENIRRVAEVARLFADAGQICLCSFVSPFTEDRELARRIHKDNDLPFFEVFVDTPLEVCESRDIKGLYKKARQGVIKGFTGIDQVYEKPEHPEVVLKTVSATVEESTMQVIEMLRENGIIPLIEEKEEEVPELFVPASQFLAFKEEAASLSRLHVGLIDLQWIQVLSEGWAAPLKGFMREEEYLQTLHFNCLLKEGHPVNQSVPIVLPVTTFDKDRLEGCSAISLFHNNVCYAILRKPEFFPHRKEERVARQFGTTNKDHPHIKMIYEAGDWLVGGDLEVLQRIQWGDGLDKYRLTPNELRKKFKYMGADAVFAFQLRNPIHNGHALLMTDTQKQLEERGFRRPVLLLHPLGGWTKDDDVPLYVRIQQHQAVLDAGVLNKSSTVLAIFPSPMMYAGPTEVQWHAKARMNAGANFYIVGRDPAGVPHPAGKEASSDGNLYDVTHGGRVLKMAPGLNDLEIIPFRVAAYDTANRKMAFFDPSRKEDFEFISGTKMRTLARQGAQPPEGFMAPKAWEILSGYYQDMMKNKF, encoded by the exons ATGTCTTCATCCCAAGATgtatttaaaaaacaaaaaacatctTTCATTCAAGTAGCTACAAATGTAACAGAACAAAAACATCATGTTTCAAGAGCCAAAAGAGGCCAAATTTTGGGTCATTTACGTGGATTTCGTGGTTGCACCATTTGGTTCACTGGATTGTCAGGTGCAGGTAAAACATCAATAGCTTTCGAGCTAGAAGCCTATTTAGTAACCCATGGAATTCCGTCATATTGCTTGGATGGTGATAATATGAGAACAGGATTGAACAGGGACCTTGGATTTTGTAAAAAAGACAGGGAAGAAAATATTAGAAGAGTAGCAGAAGTTGCCAGATTATTTGCAGATGCTGGTCAAATATGTCTCTGCAGTTTTGTATCACCCTTCACTGAAGACAGAGAACTTGCAAGACGAATACATAAAGATAATGATCTGccattttttgaagtttttgtgGATACTCCTCTTGAAGTTTGTGAGTCTAGAGATATTAAAGGACTATATAAGAAAGCACGACAAGGTGTTATCAAGGGATTTACTGGGATTGATCAGGTTTATGAGAAGCCTGAACATCCAGAAGTGGTTCTGAAAACTGTGAGTGCTACTGTAGAAGAATCAACAATGCAAGTAATTGAAATGTTGAGAGAAAATGGGATTATTCCACTTATAGAGGAGAAGGAAGAAGAGGTTCCAGAATTGTTTGTTCCTGCTTCACAGTTTTTAGCATTCAAAGAAGAAGCAGCTTCCTTGTCACGTCTGCATGTAGGATTGATTGATTTGCAATGGATACAg GTCCTAAGCGAGGGTTGGGCTGCCCCACTGAAAGGTTTCATGCGAGAAGAAGAATACCTCCAAACGCTACATTTCAATTGTCTCCTCAAAGAAGGTCACCCGGTAAATCAAAGCGTTCCCATAGTTCTTCCGGTCACCACGTTCGACAAAGATCGTCTAGAAGGCTGCTCCGCCATCAGCCTATTCCACAATAACGTCTGTTACGCTATCCTTCGAAAGCCAGAATTCTTCCCGCACAGAAAAGAGGAAAGGGTGGCCAGACAATTCGGCACTACAAACAAAGACCACCCCCACATCAAAATGATCTACGAGGCCGGCGACTGGCTGGTCGGTGGTGACCTGGAGGTGTTGCAAAGGATCCAGTGGGGCGACGGCTTGGACAAGTACCGTCTGACCCCGAATGAGCTAAGGAAGAAGTTCAAGTATATGGGAGCCGATGCAGTGTTCGCTTTCCAGTTGAGGAACCCTATACACAACGGCCACGCTCTCCTGATGACGGATACTCAGAAGCAGCTGGAGGAGAGGGGATTCAGACGTCCGGTGTTGCTTCTACACCCATTGGGTGGATGGACGAAGGACGACGATGTTCCGTTGTACGTTAGAATTCAACAGCACCAAGCTGTATTGGACGCTGGCGTACTCAACAAATCCTCCACAGTGCTGGCCATATTCCCGAGTCCGATGATGTATGCCGGACCTACCGAGGTCCAGTGGCATGCCAAGGCTAGGATGAACGCCGGAGCTAACTTCTACATCGTCGGTAGAGATCCTGCGGGTGTGCCACACCCTGCTGGCAAAGAAGCTTCCAGCGATGGAAACCTGTACGATGTTACCCATGGCGGAAGGGTGTTGAAGATGGCGCCAGGTCTCAACGACCTGGAGATCATACCGTTCAGGGTTGCTGCCTACGATACCGCCAACAGGAAGATGGCCTTCTTTGATCCTTCGAGAAAGGAAGATTTTGAGTTTATTTCCGGGACAAAGATGAGGACGCTGGCCAGGCAAGGTGCTCAACCCCCGGAAGGCTTCATGGCTCCGAAGGCTTGGGAGATTTTGTCTGGATATTATCAGGATATGATGAAGAATAAGTTCTGA
- the LOC123673040 gene encoding bifunctional 3'-phosphoadenosine 5'-phosphosulfate synthase isoform X2, with product MSSSQDVFKKQKTSFIQVATNVTEQKHHVSRAKRGQILGHLRGFRGCTVWFTGLSGAGKTTVAFELEAYLVNHGIPAYSLDGDNVRTGLNKDLGFSEGEREENIRRVAEVAKLFADAGQICVCSFVSPFKRDREIARRIHDESGLPFLEVFVNTPLDVCESRDVKGLYKKARQGAIKGFTGIDQAYEVPERPDLVVETVGTTVEECTARVLGLLRKRGMLKEDEEEDDNPVAELFVSPDRVAEVRKEAKTLPSLALGMVDLQWVQVLSEGWAAPLKGFMREEEYLQTLHFNCLLKEGHPVNQSVPIVLPVTTFDKDRLEGCSAISLFHNNVCYAILRKPEFFPHRKEERVARQFGTTNKDHPHIKMIYEAGDWLVGGDLEVLQRIQWGDGLDKYRLTPNELRKKFKYMGADAVFAFQLRNPIHNGHALLMTDTQKQLEERGFRRPVLLLHPLGGWTKDDDVPLYVRIQQHQAVLDAGVLNKSSTVLAIFPSPMMYAGPTEVQWHAKARMNAGANFYIVGRDPAGVPHPAGKEASSDGNLYDVTHGGRVLKMAPGLNDLEIIPFRVAAYDTANRKMAFFDPSRKEDFEFISGTKMRTLARQGAQPPEGFMAPKAWEILSGYYQDMMKNKF from the exons ATGTCTTCATCCCAAGATgtatttaaaaaacaaaaaacatctTTCATTCAAGTAGCTACAAATGTAACAGAACAAAAACATCATGTTTCAAGAGCCAAAAGAGGCCAAATTTTGGGTCATTTACGTGGATTTCGTG GATGCACGGTTTGGTTCACAGGTCTATCGGGGGCGGGTAAGACAACCGTGGCCTTCGAGCTCGAGGCGTACCTCGTTAACCACGGTATACCGGCCTACTCCCTGGACGGGGACAACGTGCGTACTGGCTTGAATAAAGATCTCGGGTTTTCCGAAGGGGAACGCGAGGAGAACATCAGGAGGGTGGCGGAGGTGGCCAAGCTGTTCGCAGACGCCGGTCAGATCTGCGTATGCAGCTTCGTGTCGCCGTTCAAGAGGGATAGGGAGATAGCCAGGAGAATCCACGACGAAAGCGGACTGCCGTTCTTGGAGGTCTTCGTCAACACCCCTCTGGACGTGTGCGAATCCAGAGATGTGAAGGGTCTGTATAAGAAGGCGAGGCAGGGTGCTATCAAGGGTTTCACCGGTATCGACCAGGCTTACGAGGTGCCGGAAAGACCGGATCTGGTGGTGGAGACCGTTGGTACTACTGTTGAGGAGTGTACGGCTAGGGTTTTGGGGCTGTTGCGCAAGAGGGGGATGTTGAAGGAAGATGAGGAGGAGGATGATAATCCGGTTGCTGAACTTTTTGTGAGCCCTGATAGGGTCGCGGAGGTTCGGAAAGAAGCCAAGACTTTACCCAGTTTGGCTTTGGGTATGGTTGATTTGCAATGGGTTCAG GTCCTAAGCGAGGGTTGGGCTGCCCCACTGAAAGGTTTCATGCGAGAAGAAGAATACCTCCAAACGCTACATTTCAATTGTCTCCTCAAAGAAGGTCACCCGGTAAATCAAAGCGTTCCCATAGTTCTTCCGGTCACCACGTTCGACAAAGATCGTCTAGAAGGCTGCTCCGCCATCAGCCTATTCCACAATAACGTCTGTTACGCTATCCTTCGAAAGCCAGAATTCTTCCCGCACAGAAAAGAGGAAAGGGTGGCCAGACAATTCGGCACTACAAACAAAGACCACCCCCACATCAAAATGATCTACGAGGCCGGCGACTGGCTGGTCGGTGGTGACCTGGAGGTGTTGCAAAGGATCCAGTGGGGCGACGGCTTGGACAAGTACCGTCTGACCCCGAATGAGCTAAGGAAGAAGTTCAAGTATATGGGAGCCGATGCAGTGTTCGCTTTCCAGTTGAGGAACCCTATACACAACGGCCACGCTCTCCTGATGACGGATACTCAGAAGCAGCTGGAGGAGAGGGGATTCAGACGTCCGGTGTTGCTTCTACACCCATTGGGTGGATGGACGAAGGACGACGATGTTCCGTTGTACGTTAGAATTCAACAGCACCAAGCTGTATTGGACGCTGGCGTACTCAACAAATCCTCCACAGTGCTGGCCATATTCCCGAGTCCGATGATGTATGCCGGACCTACCGAGGTCCAGTGGCATGCCAAGGCTAGGATGAACGCCGGAGCTAACTTCTACATCGTCGGTAGAGATCCTGCGGGTGTGCCACACCCTGCTGGCAAAGAAGCTTCCAGCGATGGAAACCTGTACGATGTTACCCATGGCGGAAGGGTGTTGAAGATGGCGCCAGGTCTCAACGACCTGGAGATCATACCGTTCAGGGTTGCTGCCTACGATACCGCCAACAGGAAGATGGCCTTCTTTGATCCTTCGAGAAAGGAAGATTTTGAGTTTATTTCCGGGACAAAGATGAGGACGCTGGCCAGGCAAGGTGCTCAACCCCCGGAAGGCTTCATGGCTCCGAAGGCTTGGGAGATTTTGTCTGGATATTATCAGGATATGATGAAGAATAAGTTCTGA
- the LOC123673039 gene encoding WD repeat-containing protein CG11141 isoform X2, which translates to MAISNGFSNLREWAPLTDLLNRIPSKPNLNIFSGEVKITCVDILPEFIALGTNYGMAYWYDRKTKNLQRLRCENSNVPITSIKVLSTVDFMLACGSTSGNISIFQIPKVHPEWIPEKLKPKNKNVERYTVSELHKSAITALEWSKNGMKLFSGDKDGSVVLTEIDFYMHICKSLEILNESYEVVQLSYANPKLIVSTTYRSIICEQADKWNVMQIGRQDRKILGNFGALIQQNKFKSKDAVIYCTRPGLRLWVSDDHGVVQKTLVFKEVLKRDCAEVPLLNPVSKHVQTKSPKDVNFGVILPLGENLLVTYNSNLIYILDLQNMTVVSKISQLRRVLDVACHKDEIFILEEDRNLIRISTKPEINYDEISISSEEVSFLPSSIKGLTSKLQPSSILSVVPPVVGQTFINNISEHTDDELIMNAEEALEVQMSPREEMPLKRFDNIEVDDSNEILYKHKKHKKKKHDKDRTNPGINELVKKNICVTEPTLMSMSTVGQLPDLRSPQTILSSIEQKEKLLAAFLTYDKNDLPEQSSEQIQNSDLNINDVKKNAISTKEKDNFDSEKVEKQCKNEYQSSDTSTIYNNMIENKTDKNLTTSQDYRSAESITKEQSKCLLGFEEIPNVSKADKVLTSKNNAEPKFKENKRNSKQSVIKEQSSDKGITDKIDFGGLIDIDKILTLQESRTPALKENLKATFVNGKVMKKSQTSVMNDSIAFFDIEEINQNAGKFDNLSISEYSSSSKKKENSRAIPIMSKSTDIPGATIWISAVSL; encoded by the exons ATGGCAATATCGAACGGTTTCAGCAATTTGAGAGAATGGGCTCCTTTAACTGATTTATTGAATAGAATACCATCTAAACCAaatctgaatatattttctgGAGAAGTAAAAATAACATGTGTTGATATTTTGCCAGAATTTATTGCTTTAGGTACAAATTATGGCATGGCTTATTGGTATGACAGAAAGACAAAAAACCTTCAGAGACTTAGGTGTGAG aactCAAATGTGCCCATTACATCCATTAAAGTCTTATCTACCGTTGATTTTATGTTGGCTTGTGGTAGTACATCAGGAAATATAAGTATATTTCAAATACCAAAAGTTCATCCAGAATGGATCCCAGAAAAACTTAAACCTAAgaataaaaatgttgaaaggTACACTGTATCAGAGTTACACAAATCTGCCATCACAGCATTGGAATGGTCTAAAAATGGAATGAAGTTATTTTCTGGAGATAAAGATGGTTCTGTGGTTTTAACAGAAATTGACTTCTATATG CATATTTGTAAATCTttagaaatattgaatgaaagttATGAAGTAGTACAACTAAGCTACGCTAATCcgaaattaatagtatctacCACATACAGAAGTATTATTTGCGAACAAGCAGATAAATGGAATGTAATGCAAATTGGTCGTCAAGATAGAAAAAT TTTAGGGAATTTTGGAGCtcttattcaacaaaataaattcaaatcaaaagatGCTGTGATATATTGCACAAGACCAGGCCTTAGGTTGTGGGTTTCAGATGATCATGGTGTTGTTCAAAAAACTTTGGTTTTCAAG GAGGTGTTAAAAAGAGATTGTGCTGAAGTGCCTCTTCTGAATCCTGTATCTAAACATGTCCAAACTAAGTCTCCAAAAGATGTCAACTTTGGTGTGATTTTACCACTAGGTGAAAATTTACTGGTCACATATAATTCCAATTTGATATATATTCTGGACCTTCAAAATATGACAGTGGTATCAAAAATCAGTCAGCTTCGAAG AGTTTTAGATGTAGCATGTCACAaagatgaaatatttatattagagGAAGATAGGAATCTCATAAGGATTTCAACTAAACCAGAAATTAACTATg ATGAAATCAGCATATCTTCAGAGGAAGTATCATTCCTTCCAAGCTCAATAAAAGGCCTAACATCGAAACTTCAACCTTCAAGTATCCTGTCAGTCGTGCCACCAGTGGTAGGACAAACATTCATAAACAACATTAGTGAACACACAGATGATGAATTGATAATGAACGCTGAAGAAGCTCTAGAAGTACAAATGAGTCCTCGTGAAGAAATGCCTCTAAAGCGTTTTGATAATATTGAGGTTGatgattcaaatgaaattcTCTACAAACATAAGAAACATAAGAAGAAGAAGCATGATAAAGATCGAACAAATCCTGGAATTAATGAattggtgaaaaaaaatatttgtgttaCTGAACCGACTTTAATGAGCATGAGTACAGTGGGGCAACTGCCAGATCTTAGGAGTCCCCAGACCATTCTCAGCAGTATAGAACAGAAAGAAAAACTGTTAGCAGCATTCTTAACTTATGATAAGAATGATTTGCCAGAACAGTCTTCTGAACAAATTCAAAACTCAGACTTAAATATTAATGATGTGAAAAAAAATGCTATTTCAACTAAAGAGAAGGATAATTTTGATTCAGAAAAAGTTGAAAAGCAATGTAAAAATGAGTATCAATCTTCAGATACAAGTACTATCTATAATAATATGATAGAAAATAAAACAGACAAAAATTTGACCACTTCTCAAGACTATCGATCAGCAGAATCTATAACAAAAGAACAGAGCAAATGCTTGTTGGGATTTGAAGAAATTCCTAATGTGAGCAAAGCTGACAAGGTTCTGACCTCGAAAAATAATGCAGAACCAAAATTTAAAGAGAATAAAAGAAACTCTAAACAATCTGTGATAAAAGAACAAAGTTCAGATAAAGGTATTACTGATAAAATAGATTTTGGAGGGTTGATAGATATAGATAAGATTCTTACCCTACAAGAAAGTAGGACTCCTGCATTAAAGGAGAATTTAAAAGCTACTTTCGTGAATGGtaaagttatgaaaaaaagCCAGACTTCTGTTATGAATGATAGTATTGCTTTCTTCGATATAGAAGAAATTAATCAAAATGCAGGTAAATTCGATAACCTCAGTATTAGTGAATATTCATCCTCTtctaaaaagaaagaaaattcaagagccATTCCTATAATGTCAAAATCTACTGATATTCCAG gTGCGACTATCTGGATCAGCGCTGTATCCCTTTGA